From Paracoccus suum, the proteins below share one genomic window:
- a CDS encoding MotE family protein, protein MWRRRLLPILGTAFVLMGGVQVAAMVDLSAAQAAAPATAGLLAGCTDIPEAVALSDLLASRSAAITRYQQELDKKKAEIALAEGTLTSKLRQLKAVRDAGTGHNSEIKREVSDDIDRLVGVYDAMKPRDAAAVLANLPPDFAAEILMRVDPGTGAQILASVEPAQAAILTTHMGARRVRSN, encoded by the coding sequence ATGTGGCGTAGGCGTCTTTTGCCGATCCTCGGGACCGCCTTCGTGCTCATGGGCGGGGTTCAGGTCGCCGCAATGGTCGACCTCAGTGCCGCGCAGGCCGCCGCCCCGGCGACCGCCGGGTTGCTGGCCGGCTGCACCGACATTCCCGAGGCGGTGGCGCTGTCCGACCTGCTGGCCTCGCGCAGTGCGGCGATCACCCGCTATCAGCAGGAACTGGACAAGAAAAAGGCCGAGATCGCCCTGGCCGAGGGCACGCTGACCAGCAAGCTGCGCCAGCTGAAGGCCGTGCGCGACGCAGGGACCGGACATAACAGCGAGATCAAGCGCGAGGTCAGTGACGACATCGACAGACTCGTCGGCGTCTATGACGCGATGAAGCCGCGCGATGCCGCTGCGGTGCTGGCAAACCTGCCCCCGGACTTCGCGGCCGAGATCCTAATGCGCGTCGATCCGGGCACCGGCGCGCAGATCCTGGCCTCTGTTGAGCCGGCCCAGGCGGCCATCCTGACTACGCATATGGGCGCCCGCCGCGTCCGCTCGAACTGA
- a CDS encoding flagellar basal body-associated FliL family protein: MTDLALTTNDVAEPTAGRRRRMVLLLVLPVLAALAGGASTYFGLWSPLSLIGGAHHGAADEPEVVFVPVPPINVTLPDLRPRLLHLIVTIETTEAGKAKVEHLQPRVTDAFNTFLTGIAPAAFDRRGILEIIREELTTRARLAIGADVPVEVLVTEFALK, encoded by the coding sequence ATGACCGACCTTGCCCTGACGACCAATGACGTCGCCGAGCCGACCGCAGGCCGGCGGCGGCGCATGGTGCTGCTACTGGTCCTGCCCGTGCTTGCCGCGCTGGCTGGGGGCGCCAGCACATATTTTGGGCTCTGGTCGCCGCTGTCGCTGATCGGCGGCGCGCACCACGGGGCGGCTGACGAACCGGAGGTCGTGTTCGTGCCGGTGCCGCCGATCAACGTGACCTTGCCCGACCTGCGCCCTCGCCTGCTGCACCTGATCGTCACTATCGAGACGACCGAGGCAGGAAAGGCAAAGGTCGAGCATCTGCAGCCACGCGTCACCGACGCGTTCAACACCTTCCTGACCGGCATCGCGCCGGCCGCCTTTGACCGCCGCGGCATCCTGGAAATCATACGCGAAGAGCTGACGACCCGCGCCCGCCTCGCCATCGGCGCGGACGTTCCGGTCGAGGTTCTCGTCACGGAGTTCGCCCTGAAATGA